The Magallana gigas chromosome 6, xbMagGiga1.1, whole genome shotgun sequence genome includes the window TCATAATTATGCCAAAAGTGTTATTCACAGTCATGACTTTTAATAAAAcagatgtaaattttaatgtagctccatactcgtaaaattctctgaggaaagttgaaaaaccgaactgatttcgactcaatagacttaaatgtcatcaattgttagaaaaaatatacatgtcatcacactttttgagatgccagataaacataaactaaagcatattttagcattagagaaatgtattttttttttaaagtaaaatcttgtaggcagaaatttgtttttcttgtttaattttaatgtcaactttatcagaaaactaaaattacaaaaatattttaaaattaatcgttggaataagaaaaactatagcatttagacatacaactgagagaaaagtcagaaaaagagttatttcccctttgcatagataaaatatataaaaatttggaaatttagtataaaattaagtgcgaaaatatcttgaacctgccaataattctaattacatccatgtgattatattcacataaaataaataaaactatcttgcacaatttttaaagaattcaaagttttacaaaaaagtgtgacatcacagaacactggatctactttaaaagGAAGATCTAGATTTTGTGGTCAATGATTCTATAAACACTcctattaatacatgtagttatcagATCAGTAGTTACTCTTCAATTAATTCGACAGAAGTTTTAAATGCAGCTCCATGTAacgttttttattatataaagttTGTCTCATTTTTTGAGCGGCTTATCTTCACCTAACTTTAGGTGGTTAAGTTCAATGAAGCAATCTTGATCAAGAGTTGGTACCTGGGAAAGTGGCCTTTCTAGATATCAAACATGGGTACAAATCTTTCGGATGTTGAGGATTGACGAATTTATATGATGTCACATTTAAACAAGCATTACACGTTATTTGGATACATGTTTGTATGATTATGTAAGGGCAAATGTAAAGTTTCATAGAAgttgttttaaatgttaattgttTGAAATCCAAAAACGTGTTTAAATCATACACTAATTTTATAAGAAGTTAATCCTATTTTAATGAAAGGGACTAGTCCATTTCCGGTTGATGAGGAGGAAGCACCTGTTGACAGAGAAGATGGTGTTGGTGGACAGTTGGCCGGACTTCTCTGTCCTTGTTATCGTACAGAGACATGTTTGTTTACTTAATGCTATTAAATTTCACTGTTGTATAATATAACTATATATCTCTTCCCAATGACGGTTTAAGGTATAGGTAAAACTGTATTTGCATTTTGGAATAACAAGtaccaaaattttgtaaaagagtaaataataaatgttgGAACGAGTTATGTATCAACGCCATTGAAATGCACTCAGAATaaattaagttatttttatCACCTTTATATGTAGATTAGAGAGACTTGGTTATCTGTGGGTTTCTGCAAAGATCCAGAATTTGCACCTAACCTGGAAACATTGATTCAGTTCGCCTCAAGAAATACATCCCCGCCTCTGTATATTGTTGGTAACGCTACTTAGccaatataattttcaattgtCATTAAAGGAGAAACTTAATATTTGATCTAGTTCAATcttaatgttattaaaaaacgtaagttaaattcttttttgtatttaaagaaaAGTAAACAAGATAACTTATGTTGTGTGTAGGCTGTACCTCTGAGGTCATGGACGCCCTTGTGTGTGCACACCAATCAATGAATAGCTGCCCTTTTCGACGAATGTCTGCCGATCTCATTGTATATACACTGCGCAATAAAAACATTGTTCCTCGGTAAGCATTGATCCTTATCTATGGATAACCACATCATGTACAATTGAATGATCTGTTTACGTTGTGTCAATTGTGACTTACAATAAGTTCTTCTCATTATCATAGAAATGCTGCAATATGTGACTTACCTGTGCTTATTGTTTGCAAGATGCAAGTAGCaccgcactaaattttgaaagctatactaaaaaaacataaaaaggtAAAATGAGAGTTTTCTCGTCTTTAACACATTCATGGTGTTACTTGTAGCATTGCCACCACAAACAGAAGAAATAATGAATTCGAAAATACTAATGCtgcttgtaaacaaaaaaatgcgAAAACAAGCTATCAGTATTCTGCGAGCAAACATGAGTTAGATGGAGATGGTAAAACGTTTCAAAGTTTTAACTTGTACATTAAATCGGTTACTGCGACTGTTTCATCAGTTTATCAGGAAGATAAACCAGATCCAATTTGATATTAgatctttaaagaaaatattgattgCGTTTCCAAAGTCCGTcagtatattttcaataattctcatgAATTGGTCATGATTTCTGAATATCGGTTTTTTCATATGATTAAAACTTTAACGTAAATTTGCGGCCTAAAACAAAAAGGATAAGAGGctgaaaatttctttaaacaaaatttgttcTCCACTAAAAAACTAAACTTGATTGAAATACAGTCGAACTTGTTTGTCCATTTTACGGGCTTGTATCATAAAAAACGTTGACAgcttttaataattttcatttaaatagtttattatttttcagaGCAATTCCAGACGGTTTCAAAATCTCTGAACTAAGTGAAATCCATACAGATATTGTACGGAAGTCAAGGTCTTATGCCGGCAAAAAAGAGTCAATCACCTACCAAATCACTAATTTCCTATCAGTATTGATAGAAACAGACGACGGACACCCCGTGGCCTGGGAAGTTCAGCATGAATTCGGTGCTATAGGGATGCTGCATGTAGAGCCAGAATACCGGAGAAACAAATTAGGAAGTATCGTCACAAGAACCCTGGCGAATAAACTGATCAAGGACGGACAACTCGTGTTTGCGCTTGTTGAAGAAAATAACGGCACTTCAATTGCATTTCATGAGAATAACGGTTATGTGCGCTTGCCTTTTAAGTTTTCGTGCAtggagtttatttttttaatcaaatgattaaaaagtCTTTACTTTTGTTGATCACGAAAATATGTatcataatcatttttttacaagattttgAAGATAGCAACATAAACAGTGAATtactaatttaaaattatttaagtaTGTAAATGTCATCCCTGATTTGCATCGGTACATATGAAAGAAATAATGATATGTAGTTGTTATTATGGTATCTCATTGAAAAACTATTTAATAAGCTAATAATTATCTAATTCAACAAAAGTTCAATTAACCGATACTCCATTCAATAAAAGGTCAATGGACCAACATCTAATTCATTATGTTTAATGCTAAAGCGTTAATTATATGTCAAAATAACATTGCATACAAGTTCTATTATTTTATAGAAGGGATTAATAATACACTACCATATGAGGTGGGCTTTGACTTTTACGCAAGTGTATCCGCAACCAATAAGTCCGCACATACTGGTGGTTGTCACTCACCACCTTATTAAAGCTATatacgctataatttgcgtcaattttgaataacggggaaaatgtatgtgtttgattactaataaaagttacctttatgctgttaattataatgctcaattcgatcacgtaacaaatatatcaaatattaaacaataaaaaatatttattttcttgccaggaaagtaatgcctcctcgtgaaaattaatctatcacgtgatatcgacagcaaAATTTAGTATATCATActaaaactggtgaagggtcaacatcttcataattgtgatatttTCACAAAGGGAAAGGAtatttcagtaaagcataaatttgtccgatatacgagtacaaacaaaagaaaataatacaagcctgtgagtagatatgaatactttcttttaaaaaaaaatgacgtagacctgtgtttttccccctATGTGCTATTAATAGATCCtctaag containing:
- the LOC105318183 gene encoding glycine N-acyltransferase isoform X2 — its product is MAVREVLPGDYDVLDQRLEKELPLSICGLVHFRLMRRKHLLREKMVLVDSWPDFSVLLIVDRQANAMAVREVLPEEYDELDQKLEKELPLSICGLVHFRLMRRKHLLTEKMVLVDSWPDFSVLVIIRETWLSVGFCKDPEFAPNLETLIQFASRNTSPPLYIVGCTSEVMDALVCAHQSMNSCPFRRMSADLIVYTLRNKNIVPRLLFFRAIPDGFKISELSEIHTDIVRKSRSYAGKKESITYQITNFLSVLIETDDGHPVAWEVQHEFGAIGMLHVEPEYRRNKLGSIVTRTLANKLIKDGQLVFALVEENNGTSIAFHENNGYVRLPFKFSCMEFIFLIK
- the LOC105318183 gene encoding glycine N-acyltransferase isoform X1, giving the protein MAVREVLPGDYDVLDQRLEKELPLSICGLVHFRLMRRKHLLREKMVLVDSWPDFSVLLIVDRQANAMAVREVLPEEYDELDQKLEKELPLSICGLVHFRLMRRKHLLTEKMVLVDSWPDFSVLVIVQRHIRETWLSVGFCKDPEFAPNLETLIQFASRNTSPPLYIVGCTSEVMDALVCAHQSMNSCPFRRMSADLIVYTLRNKNIVPRLLFFRAIPDGFKISELSEIHTDIVRKSRSYAGKKESITYQITNFLSVLIETDDGHPVAWEVQHEFGAIGMLHVEPEYRRNKLGSIVTRTLANKLIKDGQLVFALVEENNGTSIAFHENNGYVRLPFKFSCMEFIFLIK
- the LOC105318183 gene encoding glycine N-acyltransferase-like protein 3 isoform X3, whose product is MAVREVLPGDYDVLDQRLEKELPLSICGLVHFRLMRRKHLLREKMVLVDSWPDFSVLLIVDRQANAMAVREVLPEEYDELDQKLEKELPLSICGLVHFRLMRRKHLLTEKMVLVDSWPDFSVLVIVQRHIRETWLSVGFCKDPEFAPNLETLIQFASRNTSPPLYIVGCTSEVMDALVCAHQSMNSCPFRRMSADLIVYTLRNKNIVPRAIPDGFKISELSEIHTDIVRKSRSYAGKKESITYQITNFLSVLIETDDGHPVAWEVQHEFGAIGMLHVEPEYRRNKLGSIVTRTLANKLIKDGQLVFALVEENNGTSIAFHENNGYVRLPFKFSCMEFIFLIK